A single region of the Gemmatimonadaceae bacterium genome encodes:
- a CDS encoding serine hydrolase translates to MMRRNARSLGMLLLLAMPASTALAQEGKFDLQKTKTVLSGVIEKTLAEHGIPSMSIALVRGDSIVWKGAFGYANMRTRTPATTETLYSTGSSFKSVTATAIMQLAEQGKLKLDDPINQYLGDSKVQEQPDKPVTFTHILSHWSGLKSGAETQPIWGRKLPRTMEAFTAALTPVRAPETKWEYNNFAYGTAGLLAQKISGIEYEQYMVDHVLKPLGVTTPHPVYPSPDMVERMALPYAAGGSLGKPEPVAQVHFDVYPAGDIYLTAEDMARYLAAQLNGGVFQGKRILSEESVRAMHEPRFGGDYGFGFWMVKDSASGHTLIHHGGAIAGQRAFLIGDLDAKVGVYYMTNSDFLPDATPPVQSEVVYAALKLLRGEKYVPRPSRKGIVVDAKLLDSYVGTYVLGRQSLEVSRVGRALAVRQGGQAGLNELLAETPTRFFQQGSAMTFTFEGENGKVERLVLQAGAQRMVATRRP, encoded by the coding sequence ATGATGCGCCGCAACGCTCGCTCGCTCGGCATGCTGCTCCTCCTCGCCATGCCGGCCTCCACGGCCCTGGCCCAGGAGGGGAAGTTCGACCTCCAAAAGACGAAAACCGTTCTCTCCGGGGTGATCGAGAAGACGCTGGCCGAGCATGGCATCCCGTCCATGTCCATCGCGCTGGTGCGTGGTGACTCGATCGTCTGGAAAGGGGCGTTTGGCTACGCCAACATGCGCACCCGCACCCCCGCCACCACCGAGACCCTCTACAGCACCGGGTCCTCGTTCAAGTCGGTCACCGCGACCGCAATCATGCAGCTGGCGGAGCAGGGAAAGCTCAAGCTCGACGACCCCATCAACCAGTACCTCGGCGACTCCAAGGTGCAGGAGCAGCCGGACAAGCCGGTCACCTTCACGCACATCCTCTCGCACTGGTCGGGGCTCAAGAGCGGCGCCGAGACGCAGCCCATCTGGGGGCGCAAGCTGCCCAGGACGATGGAAGCGTTCACCGCCGCGCTCACCCCCGTGCGCGCCCCGGAAACCAAGTGGGAATACAACAACTTCGCCTACGGAACCGCGGGGCTCCTCGCGCAGAAGATCTCCGGCATCGAGTACGAGCAGTACATGGTCGATCACGTGCTCAAGCCGCTCGGCGTCACCACCCCGCATCCCGTCTATCCCTCGCCTGACATGGTCGAGCGCATGGCGCTCCCCTATGCAGCTGGCGGATCGCTCGGCAAGCCCGAGCCGGTGGCGCAGGTGCACTTCGACGTCTATCCCGCCGGTGACATCTACCTCACCGCCGAGGACATGGCGCGCTACCTCGCGGCGCAGTTGAACGGCGGCGTCTTCCAGGGCAAACGCATCCTCTCGGAGGAGTCGGTGCGCGCCATGCACGAACCGCGCTTTGGCGGGGACTACGGTTTTGGCTTCTGGATGGTGAAGGACAGCGCCAGCGGCCACACGCTCATCCATCACGGCGGCGCGATTGCCGGGCAGCGCGCCTTCCTCATCGGCGACCTCGATGCCAAGGTCGGCGTGTACTACATGACCAACTCCGACTTCCTCCCCGACGCGACGCCGCCCGTGCAGTCCGAGGTCGTCTACGCCGCGCTCAAGCTGCTGCGGGGCGAGAAGTACGTGCCGCGCCCGTCGCGGAAGGGGATCGTGGTGGACGCGAAGCTGCTCGACTCGTACGTGGGGACCTACGTACTCGGTCGCCAGTCGCTCGAGGTGAGCCGTGTCGGCCGTGCGTTAGCCGTTAGGCAGGGCGGCCAGGCCGGACTGAACGAGCTGCTCGCCGAGACTCCCACGCGGTTCTTCCAGCAGGGCAGCGCCATGACCTTCACGTTCGAGGGAGAGAACGGCAAGGTCGAGCGGCTCGTGCTGCAGGCCGGTGCGCAGCGGATGGTGGCGACGCGGCGCCCGTAG
- a CDS encoding winged helix-turn-helix transcriptional regulator, whose amino-acid sequence MVQFRAPHLDASFAALADPTRRGILEFLGQADASITELAGAFHMTLTGMRKHIGVLEHAGLVSTEKAGRVRTCTLGPRRLDDETAWIERYRQLWHARFDELDHIVEELQRAERVDPPKQRP is encoded by the coding sequence ATGGTTCAGTTTCGCGCCCCCCATCTGGATGCCTCCTTCGCCGCGCTTGCCGACCCCACTCGGCGCGGTATCCTGGAGTTCCTTGGCCAGGCGGACGCGTCGATCACTGAACTTGCCGGCGCGTTCCACATGACCCTCACCGGCATGCGGAAACACATCGGGGTCCTGGAGCACGCAGGGCTCGTCTCCACCGAGAAGGCCGGCCGCGTGCGCACCTGCACGCTCGGCCCACGCCGGCTGGACGACGAAACCGCGTGGATCGAGAGATACCGCCAACTGTGGCACGCACGCTTCGACGAGTTGGACCATATCGTTGAGGAACTGCAACGGGCTGAACGCGTCGATCCACCCAAACAGAGGCCGTGA
- a CDS encoding SRPBCC family protein → MKNSTTLERKSERELVITRIFNAPARTVFDAWTKPELLQRWWTPKSFGITFVSCDVDARTGGSYRFVFSHPDFEQPMAFFGRYVEVTPPSRIVWTNEESAEGAVTTLTFQENDGKTLLMLHELYPSKEALEESLASGSPTAAGEQYDLLDEVLATLVS, encoded by the coding sequence ATGAAGAACTCCACGACGTTGGAACGCAAGTCCGAGCGTGAGCTGGTCATCACGCGGATCTTCAATGCCCCCGCGCGCACCGTTTTCGATGCGTGGACAAAGCCGGAGTTGCTCCAGCGCTGGTGGACGCCGAAGTCGTTCGGCATCACCTTCGTGTCCTGCGACGTCGACGCGCGCACCGGGGGCTCGTACCGCTTCGTCTTCAGTCACCCCGACTTCGAACAACCAATGGCGTTCTTTGGCCGGTATGTCGAGGTGACGCCCCCTTCGCGCATCGTCTGGACCAACGAGGAAAGCGCGGAGGGCGCCGTGACGACACTGACCTTTCAGGAGAACGACGGCAAGACACTCCTGATGCTCCACGAACTCTACCCGTCGAAGGAAGCGCTGGAAGAGTCGCTGGCATCCGGAAGCCCGACCGCGGCTGGCGAACAGTACGATCTGCTGGACGAGGTGCTCGCCACCTTGGTGAGCTGA
- a CDS encoding DUF1801 domain-containing protein, with product MHVESSEVRQFLRDVPPGFREVVLALRDVVKASAPGVAESILWGGLSYHRPSVGGRVKGAVCQIGVKRGAVRLEFIHGVHLTDRSHLLRGTGVSKRYVPVPTVTDARDPRIATLIREAAAFHPRTPSSMPLQLPGASRSGREARDVTQRSRPPAGHRRDR from the coding sequence ATGCACGTGGAATCAAGCGAGGTTCGGCAGTTCCTGCGTGATGTTCCGCCCGGTTTCCGGGAGGTAGTCCTTGCCTTGCGGGACGTCGTGAAAGCGTCGGCCCCCGGCGTGGCGGAGTCGATTCTGTGGGGCGGCCTGTCCTATCATCGCCCGAGCGTCGGCGGGCGGGTCAAGGGTGCCGTGTGTCAGATCGGGGTCAAGCGCGGGGCAGTGCGCCTCGAGTTCATACACGGAGTCCACCTCACGGACCGCAGTCACCTCTTGCGCGGCACAGGAGTGTCCAAGCGCTACGTGCCGGTGCCAACCGTCACCGACGCACGGGACCCCAGGATTGCCACGCTGATTCGGGAGGCCGCGGCGTTCCACCCGCGGACGCCGTCCAGCATGCCGTTGCAGCTGCCAGGTGCGTCGCGCAGCGGCCGTGAAGCGCGCGACGTCACCCAGCGCTCCCGGCCACCCGCGGGACATCGGCGTGATCGCTGA
- a CDS encoding dihydrofolate reductase family protein produces MGLLTFSINVTLDGCIDHRGPIADDETHAFFTRLMDEQGAMLWGRITYELMESYWPAVVRGEEDVPPAMQEWAVKLENKPKYVVSSTRTDFPWTNSHHIAGDLRSGVQALKDATPTGVLLGSGKLATALDRLDLIDEYKFLVHPRIAGHGPTLYQGGLSGTRRLELVSATPLRNGAVAMHYRRARS; encoded by the coding sequence ATGGGACTCCTGACTTTCAGTATCAACGTCACCCTCGACGGTTGCATCGACCACCGGGGGCCAATCGCCGACGACGAAACGCACGCCTTTTTCACCCGCCTCATGGACGAACAAGGGGCGATGCTGTGGGGGCGCATCACCTATGAGTTGATGGAGAGCTACTGGCCAGCGGTGGTCCGCGGCGAAGAGGACGTTCCGCCGGCGATGCAAGAGTGGGCGGTCAAGCTGGAGAACAAGCCGAAGTACGTCGTCTCGTCTACGCGAACGGACTTCCCGTGGACCAACAGCCATCACATCGCCGGCGACCTCCGCAGCGGCGTGCAGGCGCTGAAGGACGCTACGCCGACCGGCGTGCTCCTCGGCAGCGGCAAGCTCGCGACCGCTCTTGATCGGCTGGACCTGATCGACGAGTACAAGTTCCTCGTCCACCCCAGGATCGCCGGTCATGGCCCGACGCTGTACCAGGGCGGGCTGTCCGGCACGCGACGCTTGGAGCTGGTCTCGGCGACGCCGCTCCGCAACGGCGCGGTCGCCATGCACTACCGGCGCGCACGCAGCTAG